Within the Oncorhynchus mykiss isolate Arlee chromosome 4, USDA_OmykA_1.1, whole genome shotgun sequence genome, the region tcgcagttgtaaattagaacttgttctcaactaacgtacctggtcaaataaaggtgaaataacaatatatatatttttttttaaatcactgcaTTAAATCTCTGCAAGTCAttctatttgatttatttatttaacctttatttaactaggcaagtcagttaagaagaaattcttatttacaattgtgGCCTACCAGGGAtaagtgggttaattgccttgttcaggggctgaacaacagatgttttaccttgtcagatcgGGGATTCTATCCAGCAACATTTCTACcctttctaaccactaggctatctgccgcctcTATAACTCCAAGCTATGTATTTGAGGTATATGGTTATTTTATGACTTGGGGTTGTTGGTTATTGTTTTAATAGACTTTATGTTACATTACAGAAAGAAAGCACACTGCACCTAAAGGAAATATCTTAAGTTGACCGATTGTGGGAAGTACTATAGTATGACTACTGTTAGCTCAAGGGACGAAGCACTCTTTACCTCTCCTCTAGTCACCTGCTACTTCATAGCCCTTGATGTGACCCTAGAGTCATACAATTTAAAGCTAAAACAAATCTATAGCTGTAAAGTATGTTGTCTCCAGATGGGCAGAGGTCAAACAGATGGGGCAAATGTTCACTAATGGCCTGCTACAACGCTGCTGCAGATGCTATACCATCCAGCTACAACGCTGCTGCAGATGCTATACCATCCAGCTACAACGCTGCTGCAGATGCTATACCATCCAGCTACAACGCTGCTGCAGATGCTATACCATCCAGCTACAACGCTGCTGCAGATGCTATACCATCCAGCGTCTTCTTCAAAGGGTCAGACCAAATGTCTAACCTCAACTTATTTGATTCAGCTTACCCTAATGAAGTGTTCCACTACTCATCTGAAATTGGGGATGTGGACAAAACGTTTTTCAAAGGGTGGTATCATTTATTAAAAATTTTTCCCGTGAAGGACCGTCCGCTTGTGCTGTTTGTCAAAGGAGAAACAGATCTACTTGATTCTGATATTATCAATGAAGCAGGCAGTGATGGTGTGATATTGTTCAGTATCTACCTGCCACCAGACTTTCCCCCTGTCCTGCAGCCACTAACCATGGAGTTCTTTGGGCTCTTCAAGGCTGAGTTTTTCAGGGATGCTTGTGACATCCCCCCTTCTTATAGGGACTTTGTCCTTAGGCACATAGTTGCCACAGTGTTGAAGCAGACATAGGATGCTTTTGAAACTGAGAGGACTGTGAAGGATGGGTTCAGGAGGACAGGTATCTTTCTATTTGACCACCATGTCATGGCTAGGTCCGTATGGTGTGGGAGGGAAAAGATGAGGCCCGAGTTCGGTTCTGCTGGACCCTGTGATGATGGGCCAAAGGAAAAACAACCCGAACTTGTGACAGACAAGTGTGACACAGTTCTTATGACAATAAGAAGGTATTAAAGGCAAGTTCCCTATAATAATTACTTTGAGTCTCGGAATATCCCGTGATTAATTTACACCAAATTAATATAACGTCATGTCACCATTGTATTGGTACATGTTGATCTTGTGATTTACAGGTGGAATCTGACGCCAAACCGGTGTTGCCTGGGTCGTTTCTGACAGTTTCTCTGCCATCAGAGTCTGTTAAGAAAGGAGATATTAGATGTGGTGGTTAAAAAATAGGAGGAAATTAAGGAAGAGTTGAATGTTGTCAGGCATATCTGCAATAGACCCAAATATTTTGAATAATGCCAATAATCAACATTAGATGATAATTATCAAGGAAAAACTGTCATGCTCCACTTTTCATACTGTATACCCACCCTGATCACAAGAGCCAGCTATAGTTCAGTTGAAGTGCGTTTGACATTTCTATTATGTTAGCCGTTTGTAATTAGAAGTTTTACTTTGAAGCCTTCATCATTTTTCTGTTCTGATGACTTCATTGCAGTATTTTCCAAGAGATCACAGCCATGACTCCATTGAGAGATGGGATGAGACTTCGGGCCCTGACGATATATCGGAAGCGTCCCAGGAGATAACAGAGGAATCTTCAGACTTATCAGACGGCCCTGATGAATCAAACAGATGTAGAATACGTTGACGAAGAGGTACTTATCATTTGGCCTGATATGGAACAGAATTTCAAGACCAACATCAGAATCTATTGTAAAACAGGGGGAGAATGTAGCCTCTGTTCATACACGTGTTTATCTCTGTTTTGTTGCAGTTACCTGAAACTTCACAAGCTTTGAGAGGAAAAGCATCTTCAAAGTCACTGCTGCCAGAGAAACAGTCACCTCATGGTGAAACATTTTTAATTGCACTATTGGGCCCAATCTAAGTGTCTAACCACAGAAACACAGGTTAGAATGGTCTCATTTGAATTTTTAGCTCATCTATGCCTTTACTACGGAGATTTAAGTTGTGCTTCAAATATAGTTTTTTCATGCCAACAAGAAGTGAGTAAACAATAcatacagggctcgacattatgGCTTGTCCGCTTCTCCGGGGCAATTTTTTAAAAACTGTCGGACAACCAGAATATGGATTTCAGTTGTCAGAGAAGGATGTAGAGTCTCACCAAAGCAGCGCAGAATATCCGgtcagaaaatatatatatatatttttcgcTCTCTAGAATGTTGGATGATCTGGGCCAATAGCCCAAATCTATTTTTATAGCGGACACTCTGGTGTTTTATTGTTATAGAAGCCCACATTTTATATTTTCTCTCCATTTTATATGAATATGACTTGGCCTGTTAAGCCACTCTTTCAGTTTAAGGCATGCTAGACTTTTCCTGCCGCGCTAGTTCATGATCAAACAAGTTTGAAGTTGTTTTTGAATAACCCCAAATCATGGGAGCCCTAAGGTAATAATGAAAGGGATATAAGAAACAACAGCAAGTTATAGAAATCAAATGAGACATTTTTACAAACCGTATAGTTGAGCAAAGCATTATAACACAAATGATGCATGCATGCGAGGCCGGGAAAGAAATCCTCATTTTGCCACCGAGCAAAAGCCTAATCCTACTAATTAAAATATCATAAAATCATTAAGACAATTAAAATTATAAGTATTTTCCAAACTATTCTAATACAGTGTTTAATATCCTACAGTTGCAGCTTTAAAATTGGAATAATAATGAAAGTCCGATTCTTTACTATTCTCAATCAGATTTATTTTCAATTAGCAATATTTTAGGCCACAAGACGTGAAATTGAGCAAACGATACCAAGATGGAAAAATCGAATGAGTCAAAAGAAAAGTTAGCCTACAGCTGACGAAAGcttatgaaataaataatacgTAGTTGGGCTAGGCCAattttcatattattctgtcaATGGGCAACCTACAATGCATATAGTAGCAGAGGCAAAAATGTGAACACATTTATAATTATCCAGTTCTGAGGACAGCGCAATTGTTTTGCAGCCCACGACAACCCATAACACACACAACCAGCGAGGCTCGTTGACTGTGACTCACTCATTCCATCTGCGACCTCTtcagcgcgcgcacacacacacacacacacacacacagagatagccAATGCAACCtcgtctcagagcatttcgtatcaTTCTGTACGTAAACTCGAAACATTTGATTTAGTGTGATatgtttcatatggtatgtattaacttgtgattacaattcgtatgatatgttacgaatagAAATTTGTACATTATGTTACATTCCATACATTTTGCTAAATTTGTGAAACGTAGGACATGTTACGAATTCCAGTTTATTGTTGCTCTGGTTaattaaagggttaaggttaggggaagggttagctaacatgctaaatagttgcaaagtagtttaaaagtatttgtataattgcaaagttgctaattagcttaAACGTTAAAGTTGcccatgatgagattcaaacacacaacctcacgacaatttcataaatgtgtcaagtgcagcgtctggttgctcttcattacacaccacagaccagcaaatattctttacatctaCAACATAGGAATCATTACAAaacttgtatgacctcttatacactatattaggcccagcctttggaactttggttttcatagactatattgtgatcactacatccgatggatttggATGCTGCTTTAAAgtagatttctgcagcattagtaaagatgtgatcaatacatgttgatgatttaattcctgtgctgtttgtaactaccctggtaggttcaCTGATaactgaaccaggttgcaggtactagttagtttgaagatgtaagcCAGTCAATATGTAAATCACCCAGATAATATAACTCTGTTGATATCAGATAccttatcaagcatttcacatatgttatccagatactgactgttagcacttggtggtctatagcagcttcccaccagaatgggctttaggcgaggcagatgaacctgtagccatattacttcaacagtatttaacatgagatcctctctaaacTTTACAGAAATGTGGTTGTGAATATAAATGGCCACAGCTCCAACTTTGGCATTTCCGTATTTTCTGTAActcttataaccatgtattgctaccactgtaccATCTAAGAGAGTTTCAGAGATTGTCCGAATATGAATGTCACCTGTTACTAGCAAatgattgatttcatgaaccttgtttcttcaGCTacatattgtcatgttgtgtcttgtctctgtcctttcccttcaccctgtctccctctgctggtcgttgttaggttaccttttctcccccgctttctcccagctgttccttgtctcctctaactacccattcaccccgttccccacctgttccctttttccctctgattaggtccctatatctctctctgtttctgttcctgtccttgtcggattcttgtttgtgtttcatgcctgagccagactatcgtcatgtttgctgtaaccttgtcctgtcctgtcggaatctgccggtctatctgagcctacctatgtttggttattaaagaagctctgtttaagttagttcgcttttgggtcctcattcactcaccataacagaagaatccgaccaagaatggacccagcgacttcggatcctctccactcagccgtcgggatccagggagcgatgctaggcagacacgagcaggaagtgtctgctgctcgacatgccgttgagaccctggccacccaagtctccaacctcacagaacaggttcaccatctccgcctcgatccaccggccacttccagggctttcgaatctccggagcccagaatcaataacccgccgtgttactctggggagcccactgaatgccgctcgttcctcacccagtgtgatattgtgttttctctccagcccaacacttactccaggagcactgctcgtgtcgcctacgtcatatctctccttattggacgggctcgtgagtggggcacggcaatctgggaggcaagggctgagtgtactaaccagtatcaggactttaaggaggagatgatacgggtttttgatcgatctgtttttggggaggaggcttccagggccctgtcttccctatgtcaaggtaatcgatccataacagactactctattgagtttcgcactcttgctgcctccagtggctggaacgagccggctttgctcgctcgttttctggagggtctccgcgcagaggtaaaggatgagattctctcccgggaggtcccttccagcgtggattccctgattgaactcgctattcgcattgagcgacgggttgatctgcgtcaccgagctcgtggaaaggagctcgcgttctccgttgcccccctctccgcatcactaccatcttcctctgccggctcgggagctgagcctatgcagctgggaggtatccgcatctcgactaaggagagggaacggagaatcaccaaccgcctctgtctctattgcggttctgctggtcattttgtcacttcatgtccagtaaaagccagagctcatcagtaagcggagggctactggtgagcgctactactcctgtctctccttcaagatcctgcactaccttgtcggtccatctacgctggaccggttcgtcagcttcctgcagtgccttaatagactctggggcggagggctgttttatggacgagacctgggctcgggaacatgacattcctctcagacagttaagggagtccacggccttgttcgccctggatggtagtcctctccccaggattcagcgtgagacgctacctttaaccctcactgtttctggtaatcatagcgaaaccatttcttttttgatttttcgttcaccttttacacctgttgttttgggccatccctggctagtttgtcataatccttccattaattggtctagtaattctatcctctcctggaacgtctcttgtcatgtgaaatgtttaatgtctgctatccctcctgtttcctctgtctcttcttcacaggaggagcctggtgatttgacaggggtgccggaggaatatcacgatctgcgcacggtgttcagtcggtccagggccacctctcttcctccacaccggtcgtatgattgtagtattgatctccttccgggaaccactcccccccggggtagactatactctctgtcggctcccgaacgtaaggctctcgaggattatttgtctgtagctcttgacgccggtaccatagtcccctcctcctctcccgccggagcggggtttttttttgtcaagaagaaggacgggtctctgcgcccctgcatagattatcgagggctgaatgacataacagttaagaatcgttatccgcttcctcttatgtcttcagccttcgagatcctgcagggagccaggtttttcactaagttggaccttcgtaacgcttaccatctcgtgcgcatcagggagggggacgagtggaagacggcgtttaacactccgttagggcactttgaataccgggtccttcctttcggcctcgctaacgctccagctgtctttcaggcattagtcaatgatgtcctgagagacatgctgaacatctttgttttcgtttaccttgacgatatcctgattttttcaccgtcactccagattcatgttcagcacgttcgacgtgtcctccagcgccttttagagaattgtctttttgtgaaggctgagaagtgcacttttcatgcctcctccgtcacatttctcggttctgttatttccgctgaaggcattaagatggatcccgctaaggtccaagctgtcattgattggcccgtccctaagtcacgcgtcgagctgcagcgctttctcggcttcgcgaacttctatcgtcgtttcatccgtaatttcggtcaggtggcagctcctctcacagcccttacttctgtcaagacgtgctttaagtggtccgtttccgcccagggagcttttgatctcctcaagaatcgttttacatccgctcctatccttgttacacctgacgtctctagacagttcgttgtcgaggttgacgcgtcagaggtgggcgtgggagccattctttctcagcgctccctctctgacgacaaggtccacccatgcgcgtatttttctcatcgcctgtcgccgtcggaacgtaactatgatgtgggtaaccgcgaactgctcgccatccggttagccctaggcgaatggcgacagtggttggagggggcgaccgttccttttgtcgtttggactgaccataggaaccttgagtacatccgttctgccaaacgacttaatgcgcgtcaggcgcgttgggcgctgtttttcgctcgtttcgagtttgtgatttcttatcgtccgggctctaagaacaccaagcctgatgctttgtctcgtctcttcagttcttcagtagcctccactgaccccgaggggattctccctgaggggcgtgttgtcgggttgactgtctggggaattgagaggcaggtaaaacaagcgctcactcacactccgtcgccgcgcgcttgtcctaggaaccttcttttcgttcccgttcctactcgtctggccgttcttcagtgggctcactctgccaagttagccggccaccctggcgttcggggtacgcttgcttccattcgccagcgtttttggtggcccacccgggagcatgacacgcgtcgtttcgtggctgcttgttcggtctgcgcgcagactaagtccggtaactctcctcctgccggccgtctcaggccgcttcctattccctctcgaccgtggtctcacatcgccttagattttgtcaccggactgccttcgtcagcggggaagactgttattcttacggttgtcgataggttctctaaggcggctcatttcattccccttgctaagcttccttctgctaaagagacggcacaaatcatcatcgagaatgttttcagaattcatggccttccgtcagacgtcgtttcggacagaggtccgcaattcacgtctcaattttggagggagttttgccgtttgattggggcttccgtcagtctctcttccggctttcacccccagtctaacggtcaagcagaacgggccaatcagactattggtcgcatcttacgcagtctttcttttcgcaaccctgcgtcttggtcagaacagctcccctgggcagaatacgcccacaactcgcttccttcgtctgcgaccgggctatctccttttcagagtagcctcgggtaccagcctccgctgttctcatctcagttcgccgagtccagcgtcccctccgctcaggcttttgtccaacgttgcgagcgcacctggaagagggtcaggtctgcactttgccgttatagggcgcagactgtgagggctgctaataagcgtagaactaagagtcctagatattgtcgcggtcagagagtttggctctccactcagaaccttccccttaagacggcttctcgcaagttgaccccgcggttcattggtccgttccgtatttctcgggtcattaatcctgtcgcagttcgacttcttcttccgcgataccttcgtcgcgtccacccggtcttccatgtctcctgtattaagcccgttcttcgcgcccccgctcgtcttccccccccccccccccatccttgtcgagggcgcacccatctacagggtccgcaggattttggacatgcgtcctcggggccgtggtcaccagtaccttgtcgattgggaggggtacggtcctgaggagaggagttgggttccctctcgggacgtgctggaccgtgcgctgatcgaggatttcctccgttgccgccaggtttcctcctcgagtgcgccaggaggcgctcggtgagtgggggggtactgtcatgttgtgtcttgtctctgtcctttcccttcaccctgtctccctctgctggtcgttgttaggttaccttttctcccccgctttctcccagctgttccttgtctcctctaactacccattcaccccgttccccacctgttccctttttccctctgattaggtccctatatctctctctgtttctgttcctgtccttgtcggattcttgtttgtgtttcatgcctgagccagactatcgtcatgtttgctgtaaccttgtcctgtcctgtcggaatctgccggtctatctgagcctacctatgtttggttattaaagaagctctgtttaagttagttcgcttttgggtcctcattcactcaccataacacatatgttaacgtgggctatttGTTGCACTTTCCTTGGATGCTTGATTGttttattgctttactgggaagcttagcagggGCAGACATACTCAGGTTATTTTTATAAGTGCAGGgggagctgcacacagtggacttccaactagggcacaccgcctcagtgctaacagtatcaCTCTGGTTCATaagcacatgattactgcatacataAGCTgtgggatcagcagaggcattcagggcagtaagAGGGAAATAAAttaagttacttacattgtgtcttccaacgcacctgggataatgtacatttgctgaagcattatgacaactagTCTCGAAGCCAGTTACAGAGGGCTAAAAGTCTGCTGAACCATTCAATGCCACGATGTAGGCAGCGAGACAGACATTATGGGCCGTTTGTTGGTGTCAAGTAGTGGcccaatcagttctttaaaatccattttcagctgttctgagctgcccttcataatgtcattgaaTCCCACAGGAACTATGTTAGACTCAATTTCCTGACGCTGGTTTAAAGTGTTTGGGAGCTGCTTATTGATGTTCTATACTCGTGCTCCTGGATAGCACAAAGTATTTGCTCCAGGGACTGAGACATTGAACTGCCCAATACAATGGCTGGGGAAGGGAATGGTGAAATCCGCACATTCCCACCCATCACACAATTCGTTGAGTATTTCACGAGCCCACGAGAGGCAGGATAGCATACAGGATAGCATGTGAGCTCGACTTCTTTTAGTACAGAAATACAATTAAATTGGGATGGCCGCTAGAGGCGATAACATCGTCAATGGGTAAGCACAGAAAATGATTTCCGATCCCTCCTATGTACTTCACTAATGTTCAGTCACCCTTTTGGCCGTTGGCATTACAGACCTTTTGTTTCTTTGGGACAAGTAACTTCAGCTTTTGTCCTACTTGTCCGATGGCCAAGTGGCTAAAAACGTCAATGTCAAGCTCTTGACATATCCCTGTGTCAGTCAGAATACAGTGCACATCCCATCTAACATTTTCCCCCTCGTAATCTCAAATAAGGGGACTTTGTCTATGTCCCATCCCAGGCCAGAGCCAGACGTGCTTTGTAGGAATTAGGATTAGGCCTGTGATTTAGAAACTGTGTTACAATTTATGAATTTGCAATCTAATTTGATTTAATTATGTAATTTGATAATCAGGTTTGGTGGAGGAGTCTGGTGACAGCTCTGACGACGAGCCATTGGTTAAGATGATCAGGAAGCCTCTAACAGACTGCCAGCTGAGCGAGAGAGTGAAGGCACTGCTGAAATACACAGACATGGCGGATGTGAGAATGAAGCAAATCTACAATAGAGTAAGAGGACATATATCCAACGTTATTAACATTTCCAGATCTAACTTAAAATCACATGCTGCACACCAGATTATGTAATCCTTCTCTCCGGATGATGTCATCAAAAACACTTATCTTCTATCATTTTTTACTCCAAAACAGAAATCTgctgttggggtggtgctggagatatGTTAATGTTGGGGTGGTGCTAGATATGATATGTtaatgttggggtggtgctggagatgatgaatttGATGTTGAAAAAGGGTGGAATTGTCCTTAAAATATTTTTGTGTAATCATATTCTTCCATTGTGTGATCTCTCTTAGCTGTTTGAGATGTGCCCCCGGTATGACCTGTCTAACAAGAAGGACATCATCAAGCAGACAGTGAAAGAGGAGATTTCTTTACTACCCAGGGTTTTAATCAAGCCATATTCATAGATTTGACAGATAACATTATAATCAATGATCTCAGGAAAACATAGTTGATATCGTGACAAAGACTCCTGTATATGCCTTtccatttatattttattcataGACGTTCAGACTGTTTAAATACTATACCATTTCATACAAATTATTTGTTTTACTTGCCTAAGttttgtaaataaagtatttattgtactgtactgattTGGTTTATGGTGCTCCTCTCTTCGGTACAGTGTACACACATTGCATTATTTATAAGCACTACCCAAATAAGATTTTGAGAAATCCCCACAGAGTGAATTTTCATTGTGATCCACAGAATGTTAGAGATGTTTACTGATCAACTGTAGACAACACCTTTCAATTTGGATTTGTTGTGGATACGTACAGCAGATGAGACCAGGCAATTAGCTTGCCCAGCAGCCCTGACCTCAGGCCCCACTGCTTGGAGTAATGCTCCTTtgctctcccttcatctccccctcctcccataACAAGATTACACATTTTCTTCATGTCGTCAGACGCCATGTTCCCAATCTAAGAGCAGACTGACTCACTCTTCATTTGCATATGATAATACAAATGTTTAATGCTTAACTCATGTCCTCTTGACTAGGACGAAAGGCGGTTTCACCAAAAGAGCTGGCAGTACCTCTGGAGCACTTTCTGGCATGGCAAGCAGAGGTGGTATGCCTACTATAAAATGCATCGAATGTTGTCACCACCAGCTAATTCAAAA harbors:
- the LOC110522384 gene encoding protein DEK isoform X2, which produces MNQTDVEYVDEELPETSQALRGKASSKSLLPEKQSPHGLVEESGDSSDDEPLVKMIRKPLTDCQLSERVKALLKYTDMADVRMKQIYNRLFEMCPRYDLSNKKDIIKQTVKEEISLLPRVLIKPYS
- the LOC110522384 gene encoding protein DEK isoform X1, with amino-acid sequence MRFLISNLKLATCIILISFAETLVDVVITQQARNDKIVNIRFKSGHGFLQCLVEESGDSSDDEPLVKMIRKPLTDCQLSERVKALLKYTDMADVRMKQIYNRLFEMCPRYDLSNKKDIIKQTVKEEISLLPRVLIKPYS